A stretch of Magnetococcales bacterium DNA encodes these proteins:
- a CDS encoding glycosyltransferase family 2 protein: protein MKVSLIVTTYNQEAFLKAALSSALRQTRPPDEIIVADDGSGPQTGALVHAFQERSAVPVIHAWQEDRGFRAARCRNLAIARARGAYVILIDGDMILDARFVADHLQTARQGQFIQGSRILLSPERTQKILETESIRIPFWTPGLSGRHKALRLGVLSGLLSRKTQSLRGIRTCNFSFWKQDAIAVNGFNEAMEGWGREDSEFAARLINNGGWCRKMVFKGVGYHLHHPLASRDQVSVNDDILQQTIDEKRVFCLQGLNRHLPDGEGLRDREWPSGGESGLP from the coding sequence ATGAAGGTCTCCTTGATCGTGACCACCTACAACCAGGAAGCCTTTCTGAAGGCTGCGTTGTCCAGCGCCTTGCGCCAGACCCGGCCACCGGATGAGATCATCGTGGCGGATGACGGCTCCGGGCCGCAGACTGGCGCGCTGGTCCACGCCTTTCAGGAACGGTCCGCGGTGCCGGTGATCCATGCGTGGCAGGAGGACCGGGGATTTCGCGCCGCCCGCTGTCGCAATCTGGCCATTGCCCGCGCCCGTGGCGCCTATGTGATTCTGATCGACGGGGACATGATTCTGGATGCCCGTTTCGTGGCCGATCATCTCCAGACGGCCCGGCAAGGCCAGTTCATTCAAGGATCCCGCATCCTGTTGAGTCCGGAGCGCACACAAAAAATTCTGGAAACCGAATCGATCCGGATTCCCTTCTGGACGCCGGGCCTGAGTGGTCGCCACAAGGCGTTGCGTCTCGGGGTGCTGTCGGGGCTGTTGTCCCGGAAAACCCAATCGTTGCGGGGCATTCGTACCTGCAATTTCTCGTTTTGGAAGCAGGACGCCATCGCGGTCAACGGCTTCAACGAGGCCATGGAGGGATGGGGTCGGGAAGATAGCGAATTCGCCGCCCGATTGATCAACAACGGGGGATGGTGTCGCAAGATGGTGTTCAAGGGGGTGGGATATCACCTGCACCATCCTTTGGCGTCACGGGATCAGGTGTCGGTGAACGATGATATTCTGCAACAGACCATCGACGAGAAAAGAGTGTTTTGCCTCCAGGGACTGAACCGGCATCTGCCGGATGGGGAGGGGCTTCGGGATCGGGAATGGCCATCGGGAGGGGAGTCCGGCTTGCCATGA
- the rfaQ gene encoding putative lipopolysaccharide heptosyltransferase III produces the protein MMSAAGKEGDRPARILVVKSRYLGDVLLTGPLFSTLKKNFPECRISVLVKAGTESILAGHPHVHEVLTFPERGAGESVGAYGLRQWRWWQTLRGRRFDWSINTTDGDRGHIVGFVSGAGVRIGFLRVDRERWWRRFLLTHPVAHHVGPRHAVLRHLDLITWNSRIRELDTRVYNVFSATELSTVREGLLKQGWDGVKPLVQIHPTARWRFKSWTATGMAQVIDWLQERGFAVALTGSPAAEEMANIAAIVALCRLPPVDMGGCLTVKQVVALTSLCRLYLGVDTAMMHIAASLDVPVLALFGPSMPFEWGPWPNGWDSLTRNPYGRQGIQFCGPHGIVQKDWPCVPCHGRGCNDSHVSDCLEQLDSSEVIGVLQRLLPSERP, from the coding sequence ATGATGTCAGCGGCAGGGAAAGAAGGGGATCGTCCGGCACGGATTCTGGTGGTCAAATCCCGCTATCTGGGGGATGTGTTGTTGACGGGTCCACTGTTTTCCACCCTCAAGAAGAATTTTCCGGAGTGCCGGATCAGCGTGTTGGTCAAGGCCGGCACCGAGTCGATTCTGGCGGGCCATCCCCATGTCCACGAAGTGTTGACCTTTCCCGAACGGGGAGCCGGAGAGTCCGTCGGCGCGTATGGGCTGCGGCAATGGCGTTGGTGGCAGACGTTGCGGGGGAGACGGTTCGACTGGTCCATCAACACCACCGACGGGGATCGGGGTCACATTGTGGGCTTCGTCAGCGGAGCCGGGGTGCGTATCGGCTTTTTGCGGGTGGACCGGGAGCGGTGGTGGCGGCGTTTCCTGTTGACCCATCCCGTTGCCCATCATGTGGGCCCCCGTCATGCCGTGCTGCGGCATCTGGATCTGATCACCTGGAACAGCCGGATCCGGGAGCTGGATACCCGGGTTTACAACGTTTTTTCCGCGACGGAGTTGTCCACGGTCCGGGAGGGTCTGCTCAAGCAGGGATGGGATGGGGTCAAGCCGTTGGTGCAGATCCATCCCACCGCCCGTTGGCGCTTCAAGAGTTGGACAGCCACCGGCATGGCCCAGGTGATCGACTGGTTGCAAGAGCGAGGGTTTGCCGTGGCCTTGACCGGCAGTCCGGCGGCGGAGGAGATGGCCAATATCGCCGCGATCGTTGCTTTGTGTCGGCTGCCTCCGGTGGACATGGGGGGATGTTTGACGGTCAAGCAGGTGGTGGCCTTGACTTCCTTGTGTCGGCTGTATCTGGGGGTGGATACGGCCATGATGCATATCGCCGCCAGTCTGGATGTGCCGGTGTTGGCGTTGTTTGGTCCGAGCATGCCCTTCGAGTGGGGACCGTGGCCCAATGGCTGGGACTCCTTGACCCGCAATCCCTACGGCAGACAGGGAATCCAGTTCTGCGGACCCCATGGAATCGTGCAGAAGGATTGGCCTTGTGTGCCGTGTCACGGGCGCGGCTGCAACGACAGCCACGTGAGCGACTGTCTGGAACAACTGGACAGTTCGGAAGTCATCGGGGTGCTGCAACGGCTTTTGCCAAGCGAGCGCCCATGA
- the rfbD gene encoding dTDP-4-dehydrorhamnose reductase: MKLLLTGAHGQVGQEIAALAQQSDCSLLALDRTALDITDPQAVRIAVNAFRPNVTINAAAFTAVDLAESQPSQAFAVNRDGPAHLAAACAAIDCPLIHLSTDYVFDGSSPTPYTETDPAAPIGVYGQSKYDGEEAIRTLWSRHLIVRVSWVFGFHGRNFVKTMLRLAREKETLAVVRDQWGGPTPADAIADTLLTLARRIATEPTFQEWGTYHYCGEPGVSWHEFAAFIIAQARQRIPLAVQEIRGITTAEYPTPARRPANSRLDCQQIATRLGIAPADWQQAVHILMPRLLP; encoded by the coding sequence ATGAAACTGCTGCTCACCGGTGCCCACGGTCAGGTGGGTCAAGAGATTGCCGCCTTGGCCCAACAGTCCGACTGCTCCCTGCTGGCCCTGGACCGGACCGCCCTGGACATCACCGATCCCCAGGCGGTGCGCATAGCGGTGAATGCCTTCCGCCCCAACGTCACCATCAACGCCGCGGCCTTCACCGCCGTGGATCTGGCCGAAAGTCAGCCATCCCAGGCTTTCGCGGTCAACCGGGACGGACCCGCCCATCTGGCCGCCGCCTGTGCCGCCATCGATTGTCCGTTGATACATCTGTCCACGGATTATGTGTTCGACGGCAGCAGTCCCACTCCCTACACCGAAACCGATCCCGCCGCTCCCATCGGGGTCTACGGGCAGAGCAAATACGACGGGGAAGAGGCGATTCGCACCCTGTGGTCCCGTCATCTCATTGTGCGGGTCAGTTGGGTGTTCGGCTTTCACGGCAGGAATTTCGTCAAGACCATGCTGCGGCTCGCCCGGGAAAAAGAGACCCTGGCGGTGGTCCGGGATCAGTGGGGAGGCCCCACCCCCGCCGACGCCATCGCCGACACCCTTCTGACGCTGGCCCGCCGGATCGCCACGGAACCGACGTTCCAGGAATGGGGAACCTATCACTATTGCGGAGAACCGGGGGTCTCCTGGCATGAGTTCGCCGCTTTCATCATCGCACAGGCCCGGCAACGGATCCCCCTGGCGGTGCAGGAAATCCGGGGCATCACCACCGCCGAATACCCCACTCCGGCCCGACGCCCCGCCAACTCCCGCCTCGACTGTCAACAAATCGCCACCCGTCTGGGAATCGCACCGGCGGATTGGCAGCAGGCGGTTCACATCCTGATGCCCCGTCTGCTGCCATGA